The proteins below are encoded in one region of Metabacillus dongyingensis:
- the lsrK gene encoding autoinducer-2 kinase translates to MNYILALDAGTGSVRAVLFDLEGNQASVSQAEWTHLSDENYPGSMDFDWSKNWELTVRCIKNLLEESNIDPHEIKAISATSMREGFVLYDENGEEIWACANVDARASEEVKLLKSIDSDLEQKIYELSGQTFALGALPRLLWLKNHKPELYEKAASISMINDWILYKLSGELKADPSNGCTTGIFDLSKRTWTSAVTDLCGIKSSIFPQVKEAGTILGTVTNESASITSLKPGTLVISGGGDAQMASVGVGAVRKHQTVISGGSFWQQEVNIDKPLVDRHGRIRVNCHAVPDLWQIETIAFFPGLVMRWFRDAFCDSEKEQAAASGKDAYEILEEKAKDVPIGSHGIMPIFSDVMNYMSWRHASPSFINLSLDPHKAGKKEMFKSLQENAALITLGNLKIIQEETGFYPKEVIFAGGASKGKLWSQTLADVLGIPVKIPAVKEAAALGTALFAGIGAGLYSDIYEAVEKVVKWDRIHTPNPVSHEKYLVIYEHWRNIYIEQLRIADSGLTNHMWKAPGL, encoded by the coding sequence ATGAATTACATTCTGGCGCTTGATGCGGGCACAGGGAGTGTCCGTGCAGTTTTATTTGATTTAGAAGGTAACCAGGCATCTGTTTCACAGGCGGAATGGACTCATTTATCAGATGAAAATTATCCAGGCTCAATGGACTTTGACTGGAGCAAGAATTGGGAGCTAACTGTAAGATGTATAAAGAATTTGTTAGAAGAAAGCAACATAGATCCACATGAGATTAAAGCTATCAGCGCTACTAGTATGAGGGAGGGATTTGTGCTATACGATGAAAACGGAGAGGAGATATGGGCTTGTGCAAACGTAGATGCACGCGCTTCAGAGGAAGTTAAATTGCTTAAATCAATAGATTCAGACCTAGAACAGAAAATCTATGAACTATCTGGACAAACTTTTGCTTTGGGCGCTCTTCCCAGATTGTTGTGGCTGAAGAATCATAAACCTGAACTTTACGAAAAAGCTGCATCTATTTCAATGATAAATGACTGGATTCTTTATAAGTTGTCTGGAGAATTAAAGGCAGATCCTTCCAATGGCTGTACCACTGGCATCTTCGATTTAAGTAAACGCACATGGACTTCCGCAGTCACTGATCTTTGCGGAATAAAAAGCAGTATATTCCCTCAAGTAAAAGAAGCTGGCACCATTCTTGGCACAGTCACAAATGAAAGCGCATCCATAACAAGCTTGAAACCTGGCACCCTGGTGATTTCAGGTGGAGGTGATGCACAAATGGCATCGGTCGGAGTGGGTGCAGTCCGTAAGCACCAAACCGTTATTTCGGGCGGATCGTTTTGGCAGCAAGAGGTGAATATCGATAAGCCGCTGGTTGACAGACATGGGCGTATCCGTGTGAACTGTCATGCTGTACCAGACTTATGGCAAATTGAAACAATAGCTTTTTTTCCGGGACTTGTGATGCGGTGGTTTCGGGATGCTTTCTGTGATAGTGAGAAAGAACAAGCAGCTGCTTCCGGGAAAGATGCTTATGAAATACTAGAAGAAAAAGCAAAAGATGTACCAATTGGGTCTCATGGAATTATGCCTATTTTTTCAGACGTCATGAATTACATGTCTTGGCGACATGCATCACCTTCCTTTATCAACCTTAGTCTAGATCCTCACAAAGCAGGCAAAAAAGAAATGTTTAAATCACTCCAAGAAAACGCCGCCTTAATCACCCTAGGAAATCTAAAAATCATTCAAGAAGAAACTGGATTCTATCCAAAAGAAGTTATTTTTGCAGGTGGAGCTTCAAAAGGGAAACTATGGAGCCAAACATTGGCTGATGTTTTGGGGATTCCAGTGAAAATCCCTGCAGTAAAAGAAGCAGCTGCGCTAGGTACAGCTTTATTTGCAGGGATTGGTGCAGGTCTATATTCCGATATCTACGAAGCCGTTGAGAAAGTAGTAAAGTGGGATCGTATTCACACCCCTAATCCTGTCAGTCATGAAAAATACCTTGTTATTTATGAACATTGGAGAAATATTTATATCGAGCAGCTGCGCATTGCCGACAGTGGATTAACAAATCACATGTGGAAGGCTCCAGGCCTATAA
- a CDS encoding cupin domain-containing protein, which produces MKKVNENDFEYRFGDNGPKYLLQGPNVDIGIVVLKPGQDFPNHYHTTCEEDFYILEGSIDFYINNNKYTAKPGDLIQCRPGDSHYLFNNSSEIFKAVFIKSPHITEKDSVIVDNPIIN; this is translated from the coding sequence ATGAAAAAAGTGAATGAAAATGACTTTGAATATCGCTTTGGAGATAACGGGCCCAAATACTTACTTCAAGGCCCTAATGTTGATATAGGGATTGTTGTTTTAAAACCGGGTCAGGATTTTCCCAATCACTATCATACAACCTGTGAAGAGGATTTCTATATTCTTGAAGGATCGATAGATTTTTATATTAATAATAATAAATATACGGCAAAGCCAGGAGATTTAATCCAATGCCGGCCTGGTGATTCTCATTATCTGTTCAATAATTCATCTGAGATATTTAAGGCTGTATTTATTAAGTCACCTCATATAACTGAAAAAGATTCCGTCATTGTTGATAACCCTATCATTAATTAA
- the lsrF gene encoding 3-hydroxy-5-phosphonooxypentane-2,4-dione thiolase, producing MSWGFRNRLNKILPDGRAVMLAIDHGYFLGPISGLEKPGETVKELLPYTDSLYLTRGTLAASISDNTEKPMVLRISGGPTVVGKDLANETIVTSIKEAIRHNVVGVGVSVFVGSEYETQTITNLAHAVTDAHDFGLPVLGITAVGKELEKRDARFLALASRVTAEMGADIVKTYYCDDFEKVTSKCPVPIVIAGGPKFDTIREALEITYNAMEQGAAGVDMGRNIWQSSHPTAMIKAIHSIVKQNYSVNEAVELYESVTRVKTS from the coding sequence ATGAGTTGGGGATTTAGAAATCGTTTGAATAAAATATTGCCGGATGGAAGAGCTGTCATGCTGGCTATTGATCATGGTTATTTTCTAGGACCAATCAGCGGGCTGGAAAAGCCGGGAGAGACGGTAAAAGAACTGCTGCCTTATACAGATTCTTTATACTTAACCAGAGGGACGCTTGCTGCAAGTATTTCCGATAACACTGAAAAGCCTATGGTCCTGCGAATTTCTGGAGGGCCAACAGTAGTTGGGAAAGACCTGGCAAACGAAACGATTGTCACATCAATAAAAGAAGCAATTCGTCATAATGTTGTTGGAGTGGGTGTTTCTGTGTTTGTTGGTTCAGAATATGAAACTCAAACAATTACAAATCTTGCACATGCTGTAACAGATGCACATGACTTTGGGCTGCCTGTTCTAGGTATTACAGCAGTTGGGAAAGAGCTTGAAAAGAGGGATGCCCGCTTCCTTGCTTTAGCATCGAGGGTAACGGCGGAAATGGGAGCAGATATTGTCAAAACCTATTACTGTGATGATTTTGAAAAAGTCACTAGTAAATGTCCAGTTCCAATCGTTATAGCTGGGGGACCTAAATTTGATACTATTCGCGAAGCATTGGAAATTACCTATAATGCAATGGAGCAAGGTGCGGCTGGAGTTGATATGGGCCGCAATATTTGGCAATCATCCCATCCTACAGCCATGATTAAAGCGATCCATTCAATTGTTAAACAAAATTACTCTGTCAATGAAGCTGTTGAGTTATATGAATCTGTTACAAGAGTTAAGACATCATAA
- a CDS encoding catalase: MNQLDKHSKNSKDEQLEAYRVDDTGKKLTTNQGLRVSDDEHSLKAGVRGPTLMEDFHFREKMTHFDHERIPERIVHAMGYGAHGYFQVYEPMKEFTKAKFLQDPSVKTPVFVRFSTVAGSRGSGDTVRDARGFATKFYTEEGNYDLVGNNIPVFFIQDAIKFPDLVHALKPEPHNEMPQASTAHDTFWDFIANNQESAHMIMWAMSDRAIPRSYRMMEGFGVHTFRFVNEEGKGRFVKFHWKPKLGVHSLVWDEAQKLAGKDPDFHRRDLYEAIENGDYPEYELGVQIIEEEDEFNFDFDILDPTKLWPEEIIPVKLIGKMTLDRNQDNVFAETEQVAFHPGSVVPGIDFSNDPLLQGRLFSYTDTQLSRLGGPNFHELPINRPVCPFHNNQRDGMHRMTINRGQTAYHKNSLAQNDPRPAAEEEGGYVHYQEKVEGSKIRQRSESFKDHFSQAKLFWNSMTEIEKQHIISAFRFELGKVKSKDVQQQVVDMISSIDMRLAKEVAAGLGAAVNNAALESGATNSSPALSQEKTIKVPDTRKVAVLVEDGYIAAQLNPFLSALEEAGMTPEVVSHTLSPLKSDDGHELEVDHTFLTSDSVLFDSIYIAGGTKSRDLLLQKKEAIAFLKEGFSHFKAIGAAYEAAEILEAAGIGNGSGVVVAGEAEKAATFSDAFIAAAAEHRHWDREV, encoded by the coding sequence ATGAATCAATTGGACAAGCACTCTAAAAACAGCAAGGACGAACAGTTAGAAGCCTACCGGGTTGATGATACAGGGAAAAAGCTGACAACGAATCAGGGGCTGCGTGTTTCAGATGATGAGCATTCTTTGAAAGCGGGTGTCAGGGGCCCAACACTTATGGAAGATTTTCATTTCAGGGAAAAGATGACTCATTTTGATCATGAGCGCATTCCTGAACGAATTGTGCATGCTATGGGCTACGGGGCTCATGGTTATTTTCAGGTTTACGAGCCGATGAAAGAGTTCACAAAAGCTAAATTTCTTCAGGATCCATCTGTTAAAACACCTGTATTTGTCCGTTTTTCAACGGTGGCGGGCTCCAGGGGTTCAGGTGATACAGTAAGAGATGCAAGAGGATTTGCAACGAAGTTCTATACGGAAGAAGGAAATTATGATCTAGTCGGAAATAACATTCCGGTTTTCTTCATTCAGGATGCGATTAAGTTTCCGGATTTGGTGCACGCACTAAAACCTGAACCGCATAATGAAATGCCTCAGGCATCTACTGCTCACGATACGTTTTGGGATTTCATTGCTAACAATCAGGAATCAGCACATATGATTATGTGGGCAATGTCCGACCGGGCAATCCCGCGAAGCTACCGGATGATGGAGGGATTTGGCGTACATACCTTCAGATTTGTAAACGAGGAAGGAAAGGGCCGCTTTGTTAAATTCCACTGGAAGCCGAAGCTTGGTGTTCATTCTCTTGTCTGGGATGAAGCTCAAAAGCTTGCAGGAAAAGATCCTGATTTTCATAGAAGAGATCTTTATGAAGCGATTGAAAATGGAGATTATCCAGAGTATGAGCTTGGCGTTCAAATCATAGAAGAAGAGGATGAATTTAACTTCGACTTTGACATTCTCGATCCGACAAAACTATGGCCGGAGGAAATCATTCCTGTAAAATTGATTGGAAAAATGACATTGGACCGCAACCAGGATAACGTATTTGCAGAAACTGAACAGGTTGCGTTTCATCCGGGAAGTGTAGTACCCGGCATTGATTTTTCAAATGATCCTTTGCTTCAGGGGCGTTTATTTTCATATACAGATACACAGCTCTCAAGACTTGGCGGTCCAAACTTCCATGAGCTTCCGATCAATCGTCCCGTCTGTCCGTTCCATAACAACCAAAGAGACGGCATGCACCGCATGACGATCAATCGCGGTCAGACGGCTTATCATAAGAATTCACTTGCTCAAAATGACCCTCGTCCCGCTGCTGAAGAAGAAGGAGGCTATGTCCATTATCAGGAAAAGGTAGAGGGAAGTAAAATCCGTCAGCGCAGTGAAAGCTTTAAGGATCATTTTTCACAGGCTAAGCTGTTCTGGAACAGCATGACGGAAATTGAAAAGCAGCATATCATCTCAGCTTTCCGCTTTGAGCTCGGAAAAGTGAAGAGCAAAGATGTTCAGCAGCAGGTTGTGGACATGATCAGTTCTATAGATATGAGGCTTGCAAAAGAAGTCGCAGCAGGCCTTGGAGCTGCCGTCAATAATGCTGCTTTAGAGTCAGGTGCAACGAACTCATCACCTGCACTCAGTCAGGAAAAAACAATAAAAGTTCCGGACACACGCAAAGTAGCGGTACTAGTTGAGGACGGATACATTGCTGCTCAACTAAATCCATTCTTAAGTGCTTTAGAAGAAGCAGGTATGACGCCAGAAGTGGTCAGTCACACCCTGAGCCCGCTTAAAAGTGATGACGGTCACGAGCTTGAAGTGGACCATACTTTCCTAACCAGTGATTCCGTTTTATTTGACTCCATTTACATTGCAGGAGGTACTAAAAGCAGGGATCTCTTACTGCAGAAAAAAGAAGCGATTGCATTCTTGAAAGAAGGCTTCAGCCATTTCAAAGCGATTGGGGCAGCATATGAAGCTGCCGAGATTCTAGAGGCAGCAGGAATTGGCAATGGTTCAGGCGTAGTAGTTGCTGGAGAAGCAGAAAAAGCGGCGACTTTCTCCGATGCATTTATTGCAGCTGCAGCCGAGCACCGCCACTGGGACAGAGAAGTTTAA
- the yhfH gene encoding protein YhfH, with product MLVKMTEFFKNLPAKKCLECGDKIEEQHECYGNTCDKCMKINHI from the coding sequence ATGTTAGTTAAAATGACTGAATTTTTCAAAAACCTGCCTGCAAAGAAGTGTTTGGAGTGCGGGGATAAAATTGAAGAACAGCATGAGTGTTATGGCAATACATGCGATAAATGCATGAAAATCAACCACATTTAA
- a CDS encoding MBL fold metallo-hydrolase, which translates to MKVTVVGFWGGYPAVNEATSGYLFESDGFRLLVDCGSAVLSQLQNYVKPEELDAVILSHYHHDHISDVGPLQFARLIAAYLKKSNKALPIYGHAANQKEFAGLTYKDATIGKAYNPNEQIQIGPFTICFLRTKHPVDCFAMRISDGAAEVVYTADSSFIDEFIPFSENADLLLCECNFYGEMDGSGAGHMNSYDAANLASRASVKELMLTHLPHFGNHLDLVGEAKTIYKGPVRLAASGLQWTQEN; encoded by the coding sequence ATGAAGGTAACAGTTGTTGGTTTTTGGGGCGGGTATCCTGCTGTTAATGAGGCGACATCAGGATATCTTTTTGAATCGGACGGGTTTAGGCTGCTTGTAGACTGCGGAAGTGCTGTTTTATCACAGCTGCAGAATTATGTGAAGCCTGAAGAACTTGATGCTGTCATTCTTTCCCACTATCACCATGACCATATTTCAGATGTGGGACCTCTGCAATTTGCAAGGCTGATTGCAGCGTATTTAAAAAAGAGCAATAAAGCACTGCCGATCTATGGACATGCTGCCAATCAGAAGGAATTTGCAGGACTTACATATAAAGATGCAACAATAGGGAAGGCTTATAATCCAAATGAACAGATTCAAATCGGTCCTTTCACCATTTGTTTTTTAAGAACAAAGCATCCGGTTGACTGCTTTGCAATGAGGATTTCTGATGGTGCTGCAGAAGTCGTTTATACAGCTGACTCAAGTTTCATTGATGAGTTTATTCCCTTTTCGGAAAATGCAGACCTGCTTCTTTGTGAGTGCAATTTTTACGGAGAGATGGATGGGTCAGGTGCAGGCCATATGAATAGCTACGATGCAGCTAACCTGGCGAGCCGTGCTTCCGTAAAGGAATTAATGCTTACTCATTTGCCGCATTTCGGTAATCATTTGGACTTAGTGGGAGAAGCCAAGACCATATATAAAGGCCCTGTCCGCCTTGCTGCTTCCGGC